CCGATATGTCAGGTTATGCAAGTGTTAATGAAACGCCTCATCTTGAAGACGAGGTAGATGGCCATTTCGGATGGCTGGATGCGATTCGGGTGTTGTTTGGTGTCCTGTTAGCCTCACAACTAACTGTGAAATGTGTGTCGGGATACTGGTGGCTTCCAACTTTTGATTGGTGGTCCCGAGTTGGCACAGCGGGTATAGGGTTAGGCTACTGGTCTACACACAATTATACTATCCCGTATAACTTCACTTTACAGGAGTTGAGTCGGTTCTCAGGTGATAACAGTAAGTCAAACGACCAACCAATCTTATTAGCAATCAATAGGACCGTGTTTGACGTTTCTTCGTCTCCCCGGTTCTATGGTGCTTGGGGTGCTTATAAGAAGTTTACAGGCACGGATTGTTCCAACAATTTCCAGTTCGGAATATTCGATTACCATGCGTATAGTACTCCTTGCCATTGGGACGTTTCTGGATTTGACGAATCGCAAATGGCTAAACTGGCAGAATGGTATCGATTCTTCGAATCGAAATATCCCTCTGTCGGGATGGTCATATTGGAAACTGATATAGAGGATAAAATTGTAACTTAGATAAATACTATAACTCGCTCTTAACGTAATTTGCGTGCCCTTTGATTAGTATACAATCATTGATGACTCTTTCCTCAGGGATTTTGAGACTTTCGACAGCGTAGTTAACACAATCTAGATCCCAGGATCCCGGTTGGAACCACACAGAAATCACGGGTTTCGatatacttttcaattctttcaaaatacTCAAAGTTACGGGTGGTGGTGTTACAAATGCAACACTGATTCCATCGATCTCATCTCGCTTTCCGTAGTTGGCTAATCCATCCGCAATTGTGGTCTCGATGGTCAAAAGTTGTTGCTTGGCAAACCTCTTCGAGATTGAATCTACACTGAGATCTAAAGCTCCTCCTTTCGGATTCACCGGAATCACAGATAACTCGTGTTGTGCAAACCAATGCACTATCCGGTTTGCGAAATGCATATCTTGGTACACTTTCCCACATACGAAGTATAACCTCTTAGGACCGAAAAAGTCCTTCAATGCCTGTTTCACCATTTCCAAAGCGTTtctctctcttttttttatttttggCTGCTGCAACGAAGTGAACTGTTACACTGTATCCAGTACTTGACCATATAAACACCTTATCAAATGTAAACGAAGATATGTacctttcaaattgaatgaCTGGCTTTCTTGTTGCAAGATGGCTGATTGTCCCTTAACGAAACTTTACCCCCAAGAAAAACTATTTCTGGGCCAATTCACTATTTTTGGACCCTcctgaaaaaaaatgcgGACCTCAGGTTTCGGAACATCTTCGCATTCAATATGAAATCACTTGATGAACTATCGTTGATGTATGGAAGAAGCAAGGAACGGCATAGTTACTAAGGACTACAACAATCATATGGTTGTAACTGCTAAACTGAGCTCAATATTCTCAAGGTATATCAGATAAGCTTTTCTACCTGCTTCGAAACAggtttattcttttttttctattctGATAAATGGTAAATGAAGTCAA
The genomic region above belongs to Kluyveromyces lactis strain NRRL Y-1140 chromosome B complete sequence and contains:
- a CDS encoding CoA-binding protein (conserved hypothetical protein), which translates into the protein MVKQALKDFFGPKRLYFVCGKVYQDMHFANRIVHWFAQHELSVIPVNPKGGALDLSVDSISKRFAKQQLLTIETTIADGLANYGKRDEIDGISVAFVTPPPVTLSILKELKSISKPVISVWFQPGSWDLDCVNYAVESLKIPEERVINDCILIKGHANYVKSEL
- a CDS encoding uncharacterized protein (some similarities with uniprot|Q12091 Saccharomyces cerevisiae YPL170W DAP1 Heme-binding protein involved in regulation of cytochrome P450 protein Erg11p damage response protein related to mammalian membrane progesterone receptors mutations lead to defects in telomeres mitochondria and sterol synthesis) — translated: MSGYASVNETPHLEDEVDGHFGWLDAIRVLFGVLLASQLTVKCVSGYWWLPTFDWWSRVGTAGIGLGYWSTHNYTIPYNFTLQELSRFSGDNSKSNDQPILLAINRTVFDVSSSPRFYGAWGAYKKFTGTDCSNNFQFGIFDYHAYSTPCHWDVSGFDESQMAKLAEWYRFFESKYPSVGMVILETDIEDKIVT